The genomic DNA GCCGGAGGAGGGGCCGCGGCCAGCCGTTCGAGCAAGGCTCCGTGGTCGGCGACGAGGAGATGGTCGGCCGGCAGGTGACCGCCGGCCGAGGCCGACTCCAGGACCCAGGTGATCGGCAGTCCGGCGTGCCAAGCTTTGTCCACCTCGACCGGGTCGAAGCCGAAACCGATGATCAGGTCGGCCTGGGTCAGGGCGTCCATCATCAGGCCGTCGACGGCCATCCCACCGACCACCCCGACGAAACCGTCGCCGGTCTCGTCGACCAGTCCCTTGACCTTGGGGGTGACGGCCACCGGCAGGCGCCAGGCCTCCAGCCAACGGCGGAGGGCCGGGGCGCGTTCGGGCCGGACGCCCAAACCCAGGAGCACCAAGGGTTTCGTAGCCCGACCCAGGGCCCGAGAGAGCTCGGCGGCGGCTTTGTCCGGATCACCCGGGGCCGGTGATGGGGCCCGGCCGCCCGATGGTGCGTCCGCCTCCGCGGGCTCCGTCCGGTCATAGGCCGGGGCCTGCCCGTCCCGCGGCGAAAGGGTCAGAAAGGCCGGACCGGCCGGTTCCTCCAGGGCCGCGGCCAGAGCCCGGCGGACCGTCCGGCGCGCCCCGAACGGACTGATCTCGGCACAGAGCTTGGTGACCGGTCGATAGACATCGAGGAGCGGCAGCCGCTGGTGGGTGTGGGTGACCGGTAGCCCCGCCGGGAGACTGGCCGAGATGGCCAGCAGCGGCTCGCGGTCGAGGAGGCTGTTGGCCAGGGGCAGCATCAGGTTGGCCGCCCCCGGCCCAAGGGTGGTCAGGACCACCCCCGGGACCCTCCTCAGCTTGCCATAAACGGCCGCGGCGAGACCAGCCGCGGCTTCGTGCCGGCAAAGGACAAACTCGACGCCGCGCCGCCGCAGGGCGTCAAGGAGGAAGAGGACCTCCCCGCCGGGCAGGCCGAAGACGCGGTCAACCCCGGCCCTGGCGATTTCGTCGGCGATGGCTTCGACGGTCGTGGTTTCGGTCAAGGCAGACCCCTTCTTTCTGGAGAGAGGTTTCCCCGCTTACGCAACTACCCCTGCAAGGCACAAGGCCGGAGCCTCCTCCGTATGATGGGCTATAGTCCCACGCCGGGCTAAAGTCCCATCCGGGGGAGTGTTTATCGAGTGTCGCGAAGGCTGTTCAAACTGGCTCTGGTCATCGCCATCGGGGCGGTCCTCTGGGCCTGGCCGCCCGTGGGTGGATTGACCAGGGCGGCCATGCACCTGATCGGCATCTTCGCCGCCACCATCCTGGGTCTTATCCTGCAGCCGCTGCCGCAGGGGGCCGTCGTCCTGGCCGGCGTGGCCGTCACCGCGATCACCGGGACGCTACCGCTGGCGGACGCCCTCAAGGGCTTCGCCGACAGCACGGTCTGGCTGATCGTCTCGGCCTTCCTCTTCGCCCGGGGCTTCATCAAGACCGGCCTCGGGCGACGCATCGCCTACAACCTCGTCGGGCTCTTCGGCCGGAGCACCCTCGGCCTCGGCTACGCCATCGCCATGGCCGACACGCTCATCGCCCCGGCCACGCCGTCGAACACGGCTCGAGCCGGGGGCATCCTCTTCCCGGTGGTTCGCTCACTGGCCTCGTCGATGGGCTCGGAGCCGGGCCCGACCGCCGGCCGGATCGGCTCCTTCCTGATGTTCAACGAGATGCAGGTGACCCTGATCAACGGGGCCTTCTTCCTGACCGGGGTGGCCCCCAACTCCCTTCTGATCAAGCTGGCCAAGGACAACTTCGGCTACACCATCACCTGGTTAGGCTGGTCCTGGGCCGCCCTCCTGCCGGCGCTGGTCTCCCTGGTCGTCGTCCCCTACGTCATCTACCGCCTGACCAATCCCCAGATCAAGCGGACCCCGGACGCCCCGGCCATCGCCCGGCGCGAACTGGCCGCCCTCGGGCCGCCGGCCCGCGGCGAAATGGGGCTGTCGGTCGTCTTCCTGGCGACCCTGGCGCTGTGGGCCACCGGCCAATGGACCGGCCTCAACGCCACGGCCGTGGCCCTGGCCGGGGTGGCCGGCCTGGTCCTCCTGAACGTCCTCGACTGGGGCGACGTCCTGGACGAAGGAGGCGGTTGGGACGCCCTGATCTGGTTCGGCGGTCTGGTCACCCTGGCCGGCGGGCTCAGCCAGCTCGGAGTGATGAGCCTCCTGGCCAAAACGCTGAGGGCCG from Bacillota bacterium includes the following:
- a CDS encoding thiamine pyrophosphate-binding protein, whose product is MTETTTVEAIADEIARAGVDRVFGLPGGEVLFLLDALRRRGVEFVLCRHEAAAGLAAAVYGKLRRVPGVVLTTLGPGAANLMLPLANSLLDREPLLAISASLPAGLPVTHTHQRLPLLDVYRPVTKLCAEISPFGARRTVRRALAAALEEPAGPAFLTLSPRDGQAPAYDRTEPAEADAPSGGRAPSPAPGDPDKAAAELSRALGRATKPLVLLGLGVRPERAPALRRWLEAWRLPVAVTPKVKGLVDETGDGFVGVVGGMAVDGLMMDALTQADLIIGFGFDPVEVDKAWHAGLPITWVLESASAGGHLPADHLLVADHGALLERLAAAPPPA
- a CDS encoding DASS family sodium-coupled anion symporter — encoded protein: MSRRLFKLALVIAIGAVLWAWPPVGGLTRAAMHLIGIFAATILGLILQPLPQGAVVLAGVAVTAITGTLPLADALKGFADSTVWLIVSAFLFARGFIKTGLGRRIAYNLVGLFGRSTLGLGYAIAMADTLIAPATPSNTARAGGILFPVVRSLASSMGSEPGPTAGRIGSFLMFNEMQVTLINGAFFLTGVAPNSLLIKLAKDNFGYTITWLGWSWAALLPALVSLVVVPYVIYRLTNPQIKRTPDAPAIARRELAALGPPARGEMGLSVVFLATLALWATGQWTGLNATAVALAGVAGLVLLNVLDWGDVLDEGGGWDALIWFGGLVTLAGGLSQLGVMSLLAKTLRAGLGGLGSWVVGFILVVVAYKYSHYFIASMTAHATALYVPLCLVAVSLGAPIPLTVLVLAFMNSLNAAMTHYGTGSSPIYYGAGYLDLATWWRNGLIVSLVNLVIWLLVGGVWWRFIGLW